A part of Papilio machaon chromosome 23, ilPapMach1.1, whole genome shotgun sequence genomic DNA contains:
- the LOC106709060 gene encoding zinc finger protein castor homolog 1 isoform X2 — translation MDCTARVFCKKEEMIRHFKWHKKRDESLAHGFMRYSPLDDCSERFSDCPHNRSQTHYHCIQDGCDKVYISTSDVQMHANYHRKDSAILQEGFQRFRATESCAAPHCVFAGQRTTHFHCRRPGCTYTFKNKADMEKHKTYHIKDEALSKDGFKKYMKNEACPYRDCRFSRTCNHIHCIRPHCNYVLHSSSQIFTHKRKHERKEQEMNFGLPTSVIQSALMHQGADLSMYSPGSNLHIDDDMSSSMLDDYSNPYNPALVDEVSRKYIEVFNGSKEAEDKCSKCSALNKHYHCLFEGCKMAHSCHNTMVKHVLEHEQQNQVTDAYFMTFSRNNPCGNSACQHIRDITHYHCTWENCGAVILSSEEHPFRRLEHHRQHAILSPMSPNLAARFAPNFTPQLSAQLHPNMAAQLGQVPNLPNLPPNLAQLAQMAPSLSSQLTPNLQAQLNLGPNPGIVPQQVNPSSSLDEMFSRKRGRPPKNRVVEVWTDNVTPQAIFTSFKLPKSNQLPPAVPSPVIATVEEFPRIKFQHFEVYTVPDTCAQYYPNCQLRMTRLHLHCFNCSFTGETHIVMETHMRESHSISPLLEGFDYFSSFDQCGGKSCFKNQLRSHFHCAQGNNCPAILTQYSALATHKHGRGTPVIKSETDQEKSFDEAKDYSIKERASADSVSSMKEPNESYTPTNFSIKSEFEREQDNISVVKATGTFYPSSHLRSNTSSPSPRSIYDASPSKDIKLRMDFDQKRQYEPPKLSGPTIPPSCHDQACPLNKNAGGMNLHYHCPHCSQAYVDLKLLFSHMMKKHSNIMEQGPVGLQATKETLEREYPEISILPSTASSSTAGQVPSPSQRPTNPAEQVQAVQSLLLQQYLAGGRKGSLQDQLKMHQQYTASLAGLPGLAQVALFSQGGSPFPLYPTMLYPPELLLEQSLMQGHGLPPGMDKEAEMIAKSRTHTTRGPHMRVMKDEPIPEGYLRFRFNEDCAYQHCGYREHQTHFHCTRKDCGYSFCDKTRFVQHTARHERLDTLMGGDFQQYRANVYCQRPECPHATTFGTGQNKASHFHCLKCDFVCTDTNKVVAHRRQHQKLDSIQAAGFEKFPPSKGCGYEPQCIHSKKQTHYHCLQCGFAVLGLSQMTSHKYKHQEANLGPSTSATN, via the exons ATGGATTGTACCGCGAGGGTATTTTGCAAGAAAGAAGAAATGATAAGGCATTTCAAG TGGCACAAGAAACGTGATGAATCTTTGGCGCATGGCTTCATGCGTTACTCTCCGCTTGACGACTGTTCTGAGCGCTTCAGCGACTGCCCTCACAATAGGAGCCAAACTCACTACCACTGCATCCAAGATGGTTGCGATAAG gtGTATATATCCACGTCGGACGTACAAATGCACGCGAACTATCATCGCAAAGACTCTGCCATCCTGCAGGAAGGCTTCCAAAGGTTCCGGGCTACTGAAAGCTGCGCGGCACCTCATTGTGTATTTGCCGGACAAAGGACTACCCATTTCCACTGCCGGCGACCTGGATGtacatatacatttaaaaataaagctgACATGG aaaaacacaAGACCTACCACATCAAGGACGAAGCACTCTCAAAGGATGGTTTTAAGAAATACATGAAGAACGAAGCTTGTCCCTATAGAGACTGTAGATTCAGTAGGACTTGTAATCACATACATTGCATTCGACCACATTGCAACTACGTTCTCCACTCGAGCAGTCAGATTTTCACACATAAGAGAAAGCACGAGCGAAAGGAACAAGAAATGAACTTTGG GCTTCCAACGTCGGTGATACAGAGCGCACTGATGCACCAAGGTGCGGATCTAAGCATGTACTCCCCTGGAAGTAACCTTCACATTGATGATGATATGTCAAGCTCAATGCTTGATGACTATTCTAATCCTTAc AATCCAGCGTTAGTGGATGAGGTTTCTCGGAAATACATAGAAGTATTCAATGGCAGTAAGGAAGCGGAGGACAAATGTAGTAAATGCAGCGCTCTGAACAAACACTATCATTGTCTATTTGAAGGCTGTAAGATGGCACATAg TTGTCACAACACAATGGTAAAGCACGTGTTAGAACACGAACAACAGAACCAAGTGACGGACGCCTACTTCATGACGTTTTCACGTAACAATCCTTGCGGCAATTCCGCCTGTCAGCACATCCGGGACATCACGCATTATCACTGCACTTGG GAAAACTGTGGTGCTGTAATCCTATCTTCTGAAGAACATCCGTTCCGACGATTGGAACATCATCGCCAACACGCAATTCTCAGCCCTATGTCCCCAAACCTAGCAGCTAGATTCGCTCCAAACTTTACACCCCAACTCTCAGCTCAATTACACCCAAATATGGCGGCCCAATTAGGCCAAGTGCCGAATCTACCAAATCTTCCGCCGAATCTTGCTCAATTAGCACAGATGGCACCAAGTCTTTCTTCTCAATTAACGCCTAATCTACAGGCCCAATTAAATCTAGGCCCAAATCCTGGCATAGTGCCGCAGCAGGTTAACCCGTCTAGTTCTTTAGACGAAATGTTTAGCAGGAAGAGAGGAAGACCACCAAAGAATAGAGTGGTCGAAGTTTGGACTGATAATGTAACCCCACAAGCCATTTTCACATCATTCAAACTACCAAAAAGTAATCAATTACCACCAGCAGTGCCTTCACCAGTCATAGCTACTGTTGAAGAATTTCCT CGCATAAAGTTTCAACACTTCGAAGTTTACACAGTACCGGACACTTGTGCTCAATACTACCCCAATTGTCAACTAAGGATGACCAGACTACACTTGCATTGCTTCAACTGTAGCTTTACAGGAGAAACTCACATTGTAATGGAAACTCATATGAGAGAATCTCACTCCATATCCCCACTTCTAGAAGGGTTCGATTACTTCTCTTCCTTCGACCAGTGCGGTGGAAAGAGTTGTTTCAAAAATCAATTGAGATCTCACTTCCATTGTGCTCAAGGTAACAATTGCCCGGCAATTCTTACTCAGTATTCAGCATTAGCTACACACAAACATGGAAGAGGAACTCCAGTTATTAAAAGTGAAACAGATCAAGAGAAATCATTTGACGAGGCCAAAGATTATTCTATAAAAGAAAGAGCATCTGCTGATAGTGTTAGTTCTATGAAAGAACCAAACGAATCTTATACTCCAACTAATTTCTCTATAAAGAGTGAATTTGAAAGGGAACAGGACAACATTTCGG TAGTAAAAGCGACTGGAACGTTTTATCCGTCGTCGCATCTCCGAAGCAATACCTCATCACCTTCACCGAGAAGCATTTACGATGCATCGCCTTCAAAGGACATAAAGCTTCGTATGGACTTTGATCAGAAGAGACAATATGAGCCTCCAAAGCTTTCAGGACCAACAATACCTCCGTCTTGTCACGATCAAGCTTGTCCTTTGAATAAGAATGCTGGAGGAATGAATTTACATTACCACTGCCCTCACTGCAGTCAGGCTTACGTGGATTTGAAGCTGCTTTTCAGTCATATGATGAAGAAACATAGCAATATTATGGAACAAGGACCTGTAGGATTGCAAGCGACTAAG GAAACTTTAGAACGGGAGTATCCAGAAATCTCAATACTACCGTCCACCGCGTCTTCCTCAACTGCCGGTCAAGTGCCTTCACCAAGTCAAAGACCAACTAATCCGGCTGAACAA GTTCAAGCAGTGCAAAGTCTTTTACTCCAGCAGTATCTGGCAGGCGGTCGCAAGGGCAGCCTTCAAGATCAGTTGAAAATGCACCAGCAATACACGGCCTCGTTAGCAGGATTGCCTGGCTTAGCACAAGTCGCATTGTTCTCACAGGG AGGGTCACCATTCCCACTGTACCCCACCATGTTGTACCCGCCTGAGCTACTTCTAGAACAGAGCTTGATGCAAGGTCATGGTCTGCCACCGGGTATGGACAAAGAAGCAGAGATGATTGCCAAATC GCGCACTCACACCACCAGAGGGCCTCACATGCGGGTCATGAAAGATGAACCGATACCAGAAGGGTATTTGAGATTCAGGTTCAATGAGGATTGTGCTTATCAGCACTGCGGATATAG AGAACATCAAACTCACTTCCATTGTACTCGGAAAGACTGTGGCTATTCATTCTGTGACAAAACCAGATTCGTTCAACACACAGCCAGACATGAAAG ATTGGATACACTAATGGGCGGCGACTTCCAGCAGTACAGAGCCAACGTTTACTGCCAGAGACCCGAATGTCCACATGCTACAACATTCG GAACAGGGCAGAACAAGGCATCACATTTCCACTGCTTGAAGTGCGACTTTGTGTGCACTGATACCAACAAAGTGGTCGCACATCGTCGTCAACATCAGAAG
- the LOC106709060 gene encoding zinc finger protein castor homolog 1 isoform X1, with the protein MDCTARVFCKKEEMIRHFKWHKKRDESLAHGFMRYSPLDDCSERFSDCPHNRSQTHYHCIQDGCDKVYISTSDVQMHANYHRKDSAILQEGFQRFRATESCAAPHCVFAGQRTTHFHCRRPGCTYTFKNKADMEKHKTYHIKDEALSKDGFKKYMKNEACPYRDCRFSRTCNHIHCIRPHCNYVLHSSSQIFTHKRKHERKEQEMNFGLPTSVIQSALMHQGADLSMYSPGSNLHIDDDMSSSMLDDYSNPYNPALVDEVSRKYIEVFNGSKEAEDKCSKCSALNKHYHCLFEGCKMAHSCHNTMVKHVLEHEQQNQVTDAYFMTFSRNNPCGNSACQHIRDITHYHCTWENCGAVILSSEEHPFRRLEHHRQHAILSPMSPNLAARFAPNFTPQLSAQLHPNMAAQLGQVPNLPNLPPNLAQLAQMAPSLSSQLTPNLQAQLNLGPNPGIVPQQVNPSSSLDEMFSRKRGRPPKNRVVEVWTDNVTPQAIFTSFKLPKSNQLPPAVPSPVIATVEEFPRIKFQHFEVYTVPDTCAQYYPNCQLRMTRLHLHCFNCSFTGETHIVMETHMRESHSISPLLEGFDYFSSFDQCGGKSCFKNQLRSHFHCAQGNNCPAILTQYSALATHKHGRGTPVIKSETDQEKSFDEAKDYSIKERASADSVSSMKEPNESYTPTNFSIKSEFEREQDNISVKATGTFYPSSHLRSNTSSPSPRSIYDASPSKDIKLRMDFDQKRQYEPPKLSGPTIPPSCHDQACPLNKNAGGMNLHYHCPHCSQAYVDLKLLFSHMMKKHSNIMEQGPVGLQATKETLEREYPEISILPSTASSSTAGQVPSPSQRPTNPAEQVQAVQSLLLQQYLAGGRKGSLQDQLKMHQQYTASLAGLPGLAQVALFSQGGSPFPLYPTMLYPPELLLEQSLMQGHGLPPGMDKEAEMIAKSRRTHTTRGPHMRVMKDEPIPEGYLRFRFNEDCAYQHCGYREHQTHFHCTRKDCGYSFCDKTRFVQHTARHERLDTLMGGDFQQYRANVYCQRPECPHATTFGTGQNKASHFHCLKCDFVCTDTNKVVAHRRQHQKLDSIQAAGFEKFPPSKGCGYEPQCIHSKKQTHYHCLQCGFAVLGLSQMTSHKYKHQEANLGPSTSATN; encoded by the exons ATGGATTGTACCGCGAGGGTATTTTGCAAGAAAGAAGAAATGATAAGGCATTTCAAG TGGCACAAGAAACGTGATGAATCTTTGGCGCATGGCTTCATGCGTTACTCTCCGCTTGACGACTGTTCTGAGCGCTTCAGCGACTGCCCTCACAATAGGAGCCAAACTCACTACCACTGCATCCAAGATGGTTGCGATAAG gtGTATATATCCACGTCGGACGTACAAATGCACGCGAACTATCATCGCAAAGACTCTGCCATCCTGCAGGAAGGCTTCCAAAGGTTCCGGGCTACTGAAAGCTGCGCGGCACCTCATTGTGTATTTGCCGGACAAAGGACTACCCATTTCCACTGCCGGCGACCTGGATGtacatatacatttaaaaataaagctgACATGG aaaaacacaAGACCTACCACATCAAGGACGAAGCACTCTCAAAGGATGGTTTTAAGAAATACATGAAGAACGAAGCTTGTCCCTATAGAGACTGTAGATTCAGTAGGACTTGTAATCACATACATTGCATTCGACCACATTGCAACTACGTTCTCCACTCGAGCAGTCAGATTTTCACACATAAGAGAAAGCACGAGCGAAAGGAACAAGAAATGAACTTTGG GCTTCCAACGTCGGTGATACAGAGCGCACTGATGCACCAAGGTGCGGATCTAAGCATGTACTCCCCTGGAAGTAACCTTCACATTGATGATGATATGTCAAGCTCAATGCTTGATGACTATTCTAATCCTTAc AATCCAGCGTTAGTGGATGAGGTTTCTCGGAAATACATAGAAGTATTCAATGGCAGTAAGGAAGCGGAGGACAAATGTAGTAAATGCAGCGCTCTGAACAAACACTATCATTGTCTATTTGAAGGCTGTAAGATGGCACATAg TTGTCACAACACAATGGTAAAGCACGTGTTAGAACACGAACAACAGAACCAAGTGACGGACGCCTACTTCATGACGTTTTCACGTAACAATCCTTGCGGCAATTCCGCCTGTCAGCACATCCGGGACATCACGCATTATCACTGCACTTGG GAAAACTGTGGTGCTGTAATCCTATCTTCTGAAGAACATCCGTTCCGACGATTGGAACATCATCGCCAACACGCAATTCTCAGCCCTATGTCCCCAAACCTAGCAGCTAGATTCGCTCCAAACTTTACACCCCAACTCTCAGCTCAATTACACCCAAATATGGCGGCCCAATTAGGCCAAGTGCCGAATCTACCAAATCTTCCGCCGAATCTTGCTCAATTAGCACAGATGGCACCAAGTCTTTCTTCTCAATTAACGCCTAATCTACAGGCCCAATTAAATCTAGGCCCAAATCCTGGCATAGTGCCGCAGCAGGTTAACCCGTCTAGTTCTTTAGACGAAATGTTTAGCAGGAAGAGAGGAAGACCACCAAAGAATAGAGTGGTCGAAGTTTGGACTGATAATGTAACCCCACAAGCCATTTTCACATCATTCAAACTACCAAAAAGTAATCAATTACCACCAGCAGTGCCTTCACCAGTCATAGCTACTGTTGAAGAATTTCCT CGCATAAAGTTTCAACACTTCGAAGTTTACACAGTACCGGACACTTGTGCTCAATACTACCCCAATTGTCAACTAAGGATGACCAGACTACACTTGCATTGCTTCAACTGTAGCTTTACAGGAGAAACTCACATTGTAATGGAAACTCATATGAGAGAATCTCACTCCATATCCCCACTTCTAGAAGGGTTCGATTACTTCTCTTCCTTCGACCAGTGCGGTGGAAAGAGTTGTTTCAAAAATCAATTGAGATCTCACTTCCATTGTGCTCAAGGTAACAATTGCCCGGCAATTCTTACTCAGTATTCAGCATTAGCTACACACAAACATGGAAGAGGAACTCCAGTTATTAAAAGTGAAACAGATCAAGAGAAATCATTTGACGAGGCCAAAGATTATTCTATAAAAGAAAGAGCATCTGCTGATAGTGTTAGTTCTATGAAAGAACCAAACGAATCTTATACTCCAACTAATTTCTCTATAAAGAGTGAATTTGAAAGGGAACAGGACAACATTTCGG TAAAAGCGACTGGAACGTTTTATCCGTCGTCGCATCTCCGAAGCAATACCTCATCACCTTCACCGAGAAGCATTTACGATGCATCGCCTTCAAAGGACATAAAGCTTCGTATGGACTTTGATCAGAAGAGACAATATGAGCCTCCAAAGCTTTCAGGACCAACAATACCTCCGTCTTGTCACGATCAAGCTTGTCCTTTGAATAAGAATGCTGGAGGAATGAATTTACATTACCACTGCCCTCACTGCAGTCAGGCTTACGTGGATTTGAAGCTGCTTTTCAGTCATATGATGAAGAAACATAGCAATATTATGGAACAAGGACCTGTAGGATTGCAAGCGACTAAG GAAACTTTAGAACGGGAGTATCCAGAAATCTCAATACTACCGTCCACCGCGTCTTCCTCAACTGCCGGTCAAGTGCCTTCACCAAGTCAAAGACCAACTAATCCGGCTGAACAA GTTCAAGCAGTGCAAAGTCTTTTACTCCAGCAGTATCTGGCAGGCGGTCGCAAGGGCAGCCTTCAAGATCAGTTGAAAATGCACCAGCAATACACGGCCTCGTTAGCAGGATTGCCTGGCTTAGCACAAGTCGCATTGTTCTCACAGGG AGGGTCACCATTCCCACTGTACCCCACCATGTTGTACCCGCCTGAGCTACTTCTAGAACAGAGCTTGATGCAAGGTCATGGTCTGCCACCGGGTATGGACAAAGAAGCAGAGATGATTGCCAAATC CAGGCGCACTCACACCACCAGAGGGCCTCACATGCGGGTCATGAAAGATGAACCGATACCAGAAGGGTATTTGAGATTCAGGTTCAATGAGGATTGTGCTTATCAGCACTGCGGATATAG AGAACATCAAACTCACTTCCATTGTACTCGGAAAGACTGTGGCTATTCATTCTGTGACAAAACCAGATTCGTTCAACACACAGCCAGACATGAAAG ATTGGATACACTAATGGGCGGCGACTTCCAGCAGTACAGAGCCAACGTTTACTGCCAGAGACCCGAATGTCCACATGCTACAACATTCG GAACAGGGCAGAACAAGGCATCACATTTCCACTGCTTGAAGTGCGACTTTGTGTGCACTGATACCAACAAAGTGGTCGCACATCGTCGTCAACATCAGAAG
- the LOC106709060 gene encoding zinc finger protein castor homolog 1 isoform X3 gives MDCTARVFCKKEEMIRHFKWHKKRDESLAHGFMRYSPLDDCSERFSDCPHNRSQTHYHCIQDGCDKVYISTSDVQMHANYHRKDSAILQEGFQRFRATESCAAPHCVFAGQRTTHFHCRRPGCTYTFKNKADMEKHKTYHIKDEALSKDGFKKYMKNEACPYRDCRFSRTCNHIHCIRPHCNYVLHSSSQIFTHKRKHERKEQEMNFGLPTSVIQSALMHQGADLSMYSPGSNLHIDDDMSSSMLDDYSNPYNPALVDEVSRKYIEVFNGSKEAEDKCSKCSALNKHYHCLFEGCKMAHSCHNTMVKHVLEHEQQNQVTDAYFMTFSRNNPCGNSACQHIRDITHYHCTWENCGAVILSSEEHPFRRLEHHRQHAILSPMSPNLAARFAPNFTPQLSAQLHPNMAAQLGQVPNLPNLPPNLAQLAQMAPSLSSQLTPNLQAQLNLGPNPGIVPQQVNPSSSLDEMFSRKRGRPPKNRVVEVWTDNVTPQAIFTSFKLPKSNQLPPAVPSPVIATVEEFPRIKFQHFEVYTVPDTCAQYYPNCQLRMTRLHLHCFNCSFTGETHIVMETHMRESHSISPLLEGFDYFSSFDQCGGKSCFKNQLRSHFHCAQGNNCPAILTQYSALATHKHGRGTPVIKSETDQEKSFDEAKDYSIKERASADSVSSMKEPNESYTPTNFSIKSEFEREQDNISVVKATGTFYPSSHLRSNTSSPSPRSIYDASPSKDIKLRMDFDQKRQYEPPKLSGPTIPPSCHDQACPLNKNAGGMNLHYHCPHCSQAYVDLKLLFSHMMKKHSNIMEQGPVGLQATKETLEREYPEISILPSTASSSTAGQVPSPSQRPTNPAEQVQAVQSLLLQQYLAGGRKGSLQDQLKMHQQYTASLAGLPGLAQVALFSQGGSPFPLYPTMLYPPELLLEQSLMQGHGLPPGMDKEAEMIAKSRRTHTTRGPHMRVMKDEPIPEGYLRFRFNEDCAYQHCGYREHQTHFHCTRKDCGYSFCDKTRFVQHTARHERLDTLMGGDFQQYRANVYCQRPECPHATTFGQNKASHFHCLKCDFVCTDTNKVVAHRRQHQKLDSIQAAGFEKFPPSKGCGYEPQCIHSKKQTHYHCLQCGFAVLGLSQMTSHKYKHQEANLGPSTSATN, from the exons ATGGATTGTACCGCGAGGGTATTTTGCAAGAAAGAAGAAATGATAAGGCATTTCAAG TGGCACAAGAAACGTGATGAATCTTTGGCGCATGGCTTCATGCGTTACTCTCCGCTTGACGACTGTTCTGAGCGCTTCAGCGACTGCCCTCACAATAGGAGCCAAACTCACTACCACTGCATCCAAGATGGTTGCGATAAG gtGTATATATCCACGTCGGACGTACAAATGCACGCGAACTATCATCGCAAAGACTCTGCCATCCTGCAGGAAGGCTTCCAAAGGTTCCGGGCTACTGAAAGCTGCGCGGCACCTCATTGTGTATTTGCCGGACAAAGGACTACCCATTTCCACTGCCGGCGACCTGGATGtacatatacatttaaaaataaagctgACATGG aaaaacacaAGACCTACCACATCAAGGACGAAGCACTCTCAAAGGATGGTTTTAAGAAATACATGAAGAACGAAGCTTGTCCCTATAGAGACTGTAGATTCAGTAGGACTTGTAATCACATACATTGCATTCGACCACATTGCAACTACGTTCTCCACTCGAGCAGTCAGATTTTCACACATAAGAGAAAGCACGAGCGAAAGGAACAAGAAATGAACTTTGG GCTTCCAACGTCGGTGATACAGAGCGCACTGATGCACCAAGGTGCGGATCTAAGCATGTACTCCCCTGGAAGTAACCTTCACATTGATGATGATATGTCAAGCTCAATGCTTGATGACTATTCTAATCCTTAc AATCCAGCGTTAGTGGATGAGGTTTCTCGGAAATACATAGAAGTATTCAATGGCAGTAAGGAAGCGGAGGACAAATGTAGTAAATGCAGCGCTCTGAACAAACACTATCATTGTCTATTTGAAGGCTGTAAGATGGCACATAg TTGTCACAACACAATGGTAAAGCACGTGTTAGAACACGAACAACAGAACCAAGTGACGGACGCCTACTTCATGACGTTTTCACGTAACAATCCTTGCGGCAATTCCGCCTGTCAGCACATCCGGGACATCACGCATTATCACTGCACTTGG GAAAACTGTGGTGCTGTAATCCTATCTTCTGAAGAACATCCGTTCCGACGATTGGAACATCATCGCCAACACGCAATTCTCAGCCCTATGTCCCCAAACCTAGCAGCTAGATTCGCTCCAAACTTTACACCCCAACTCTCAGCTCAATTACACCCAAATATGGCGGCCCAATTAGGCCAAGTGCCGAATCTACCAAATCTTCCGCCGAATCTTGCTCAATTAGCACAGATGGCACCAAGTCTTTCTTCTCAATTAACGCCTAATCTACAGGCCCAATTAAATCTAGGCCCAAATCCTGGCATAGTGCCGCAGCAGGTTAACCCGTCTAGTTCTTTAGACGAAATGTTTAGCAGGAAGAGAGGAAGACCACCAAAGAATAGAGTGGTCGAAGTTTGGACTGATAATGTAACCCCACAAGCCATTTTCACATCATTCAAACTACCAAAAAGTAATCAATTACCACCAGCAGTGCCTTCACCAGTCATAGCTACTGTTGAAGAATTTCCT CGCATAAAGTTTCAACACTTCGAAGTTTACACAGTACCGGACACTTGTGCTCAATACTACCCCAATTGTCAACTAAGGATGACCAGACTACACTTGCATTGCTTCAACTGTAGCTTTACAGGAGAAACTCACATTGTAATGGAAACTCATATGAGAGAATCTCACTCCATATCCCCACTTCTAGAAGGGTTCGATTACTTCTCTTCCTTCGACCAGTGCGGTGGAAAGAGTTGTTTCAAAAATCAATTGAGATCTCACTTCCATTGTGCTCAAGGTAACAATTGCCCGGCAATTCTTACTCAGTATTCAGCATTAGCTACACACAAACATGGAAGAGGAACTCCAGTTATTAAAAGTGAAACAGATCAAGAGAAATCATTTGACGAGGCCAAAGATTATTCTATAAAAGAAAGAGCATCTGCTGATAGTGTTAGTTCTATGAAAGAACCAAACGAATCTTATACTCCAACTAATTTCTCTATAAAGAGTGAATTTGAAAGGGAACAGGACAACATTTCGG TAGTAAAAGCGACTGGAACGTTTTATCCGTCGTCGCATCTCCGAAGCAATACCTCATCACCTTCACCGAGAAGCATTTACGATGCATCGCCTTCAAAGGACATAAAGCTTCGTATGGACTTTGATCAGAAGAGACAATATGAGCCTCCAAAGCTTTCAGGACCAACAATACCTCCGTCTTGTCACGATCAAGCTTGTCCTTTGAATAAGAATGCTGGAGGAATGAATTTACATTACCACTGCCCTCACTGCAGTCAGGCTTACGTGGATTTGAAGCTGCTTTTCAGTCATATGATGAAGAAACATAGCAATATTATGGAACAAGGACCTGTAGGATTGCAAGCGACTAAG GAAACTTTAGAACGGGAGTATCCAGAAATCTCAATACTACCGTCCACCGCGTCTTCCTCAACTGCCGGTCAAGTGCCTTCACCAAGTCAAAGACCAACTAATCCGGCTGAACAA GTTCAAGCAGTGCAAAGTCTTTTACTCCAGCAGTATCTGGCAGGCGGTCGCAAGGGCAGCCTTCAAGATCAGTTGAAAATGCACCAGCAATACACGGCCTCGTTAGCAGGATTGCCTGGCTTAGCACAAGTCGCATTGTTCTCACAGGG AGGGTCACCATTCCCACTGTACCCCACCATGTTGTACCCGCCTGAGCTACTTCTAGAACAGAGCTTGATGCAAGGTCATGGTCTGCCACCGGGTATGGACAAAGAAGCAGAGATGATTGCCAAATC CAGGCGCACTCACACCACCAGAGGGCCTCACATGCGGGTCATGAAAGATGAACCGATACCAGAAGGGTATTTGAGATTCAGGTTCAATGAGGATTGTGCTTATCAGCACTGCGGATATAG AGAACATCAAACTCACTTCCATTGTACTCGGAAAGACTGTGGCTATTCATTCTGTGACAAAACCAGATTCGTTCAACACACAGCCAGACATGAAAG ATTGGATACACTAATGGGCGGCGACTTCCAGCAGTACAGAGCCAACGTTTACTGCCAGAGACCCGAATGTCCACATGCTACAACATTCG GGCAGAACAAGGCATCACATTTCCACTGCTTGAAGTGCGACTTTGTGTGCACTGATACCAACAAAGTGGTCGCACATCGTCGTCAACATCAGAAG